The Fusarium oxysporum Fo47 chromosome II, complete sequence genome includes a region encoding these proteins:
- a CDS encoding enolase C-terminal domain-like protein, which produces MSELKIAKIDVFKVDLPYSGGVYYLSGGREYRSFDATIVRITTNTGIEGWGESTPFGSTYIASHALGVRAGIAEIAPWLIGLDPRRVDRINEAMDSALIGHEHAKTPIDIACWDIFGKSVGMPVCELLGGRTDVGLPIISSIYMDKPEDMRKRVAEHRARGFIGHSVKIGGDPGEDAQRITASLADKQPGEFFLVDANGGMTVENSLRMLRLLPPGLDFVLEAPCATWREIVSLRRRSNVPIHFDELATTDASIIQMIADDAAEGFGIKISKNGGLTKSRRHRDIALAAGYTMSCQETTGSDIAFAAIVHLGQTIPERNLRCILECRDMVTVKTADGDFEVRDGRVHAPKEPGLGVAPRLDVLGDPVASYS; this is translated from the coding sequence ATGTCTGAGCTCAAGATAGCAAAGATAGACGTCTTCAAAGTCGACCTCCCTTACTCAGGGGGCGTTTACTATCTGTCAGGCGGCCGAGAGTATAGGAGTTTTGATGCAACCATTGTCCGAATAACCACAAATACTGGTATCGAAGGATGGGGCGAGAGCACCCCTTTCGGGTCAACTTACATCGCCTCGCATGCTCTTGGCGTGAGAGCAGGCATTGCCGAGATCGCTCCCTGGCTGATCGGCTTGGATCCAAGGCGAGTTGACCGCATTAACGAAGCCATGGACTCTGCTCTGATCGGTCACGAGCACGCCAAAACTCCTATCGACATTGCCTGCTGGGACATCTTCGGCAAGTCAGTGGGAATGCCTGTTTGTGAATTGCTTGGTGGTCGCACTGATGTTGGTCTGCCTATCATCTCGTCAATCTACATGGACAAACCCGAGGATATGCGAAAGCGTGTTGCAGAGCATAGAGCACGGGGATTCATCGGACACTCCGTCAAGATCGGCGGAGATCCCGGTGAGGATGCTCAGCGAATAACTGCCTCGCTCGCTGATAAGCAGCCCGGAGAGTTCTTCCTGGTAGATGCCAACGGTGGCATGACCGTTGAAAACTCCCTTCGCATGTTGAGGCTCCTCCCGCCCGGCTTGGACTTTGTTCTCGAAGCCCCCTGTGCCACATGGCGCGAAATCGTCTCCCTTCGTCGAAGAAGCAATGTGCCTATTCACTTCGACGAGCTCGCCACCACAGACGCATCGATAATCCAGATGATAGCAGATGATGCGGCCGAAGGCTTTGGGATCAAGATTTCAAAGAACGGCGGTTTGACCAAAAGTCGACGACATAGGGATATTGCTCTTGCGGCGGGCTATACCATGAGTTGTCAGGAAACCACCGGATCGGACATTGCTTTTGCGGCGATTGTTCATCTTGGGCAAACTATCCCGGAGAGGAATCTGAGATGTATTTTGGAGTGTAGAGATATGGTTACTGTGAAGACGGCGGACGGGGATTTTGAGGTTAGAGATGGGAGGGTTCATGCACCAAAGGAGCCCGGATTGGGAGTTGCGCCTCGTTTGGATGTTTTGGGTGATCCTGTTGCTAGTTACTCCTGA
- a CDS encoding SAC3/GANP/Nin1/mts3/eIF-3 p25 family-domain-containing protein, whose amino-acid sequence MAERNLAQIISQLKHSPSMSYTDANALLSKAKLALLKLNALTPAPSTPTHLLPLARETYEQGALFAIRARNPEAFTRYVQQLQPFYELPAAVLPPNLAERNKVTGLSLLLLLTQGRYAEFHTELESLENREGGGGDVESDRYLGYPIRLERWLMEGSYDRVWKAMKSSEVPCDEYSVFSEILKNQIRSEIASSSERAYPSLPISSTKSLLFLDSEGDVISFAHHRGWIVRDGNIYFPDTAEGEDGDQNKEMSQMVIENALGYARELETIV is encoded by the exons ATGGCCGAACGCAATCTCGCCCAGATTATCTCCCAGCTCAAGCACTCCCCCTCTATGAGCTATACCGATGCCAACGCCCTCCTCTCAAAGGCTAAACTCGctctcctcaagctcaacgCCCTTACACCCGCTCCCTCAACCCCGACGCATCTTCTGCCTCTCGCCCGCGAGACCTACGAACAGGGTGCCCTATTCGCCATCCGCGCCCGCAACCCCGAAGCTTTCACCCGCTACGTCCAGCAGCTTCAGCCCTTCTACGAGCTTCCCGCTGCTGTTCTCCCTCCCAACTTGGCCGAGCGCAACAAGGTCACTGGTCTGAGCTTGCTTCTGCTCTTGACACAGGGTCGATATGCTGAGTTCCACACTGAGCTTGAGAGCTTGGAGAACCGAGAGGGTGGTGGCGGTGACGTTGAGAGCGACCGATACCTTGGCTATCCTATTCGTCTAGAGAGATGGTTGATGGAAGGATCCTATGACCGGGTATGGAAGGCCATGAAGAGCAGCGAGGTGCCCTGCGATGAGTATAGCGTATTCTCAGAA atcctcaagaaccagaTCCGCTCTGAGATTGCTTCCAGCAGCGAGCGCGCATACCCCAGCCTTCCTATCAGCTCCACAAAGtcccttctcttcttggACTCAGAGGGCGATGTTATCTCTTTCGCTCACCACCGTGGCTGGATCGTCCGTGATGGTAACATCTACTTCCCTGATACTGCTGAAGGCGAGGATGGCGACCAAAACAAGGAGATGAGTCAGATGGTGATAGAAAACGCCCTGGGCTACGCACGTGAGCTTGAGACGATCGTGTAA
- a CDS encoding coatomer WD associated region-domain-containing protein, translating into MQSSPGMLTKFESKSSRAKGIAFHPKRPWILVSLHSSTIQLWDYRMGTLIDRFEEHDGPVRGVDFHKTQPLFVSGGDDYKIKVWSYQTRRCLFTLNGHLDYVRTVFFHHELPWILSASDDQTIRIWNWQNRSLICTMTGHNHYAMCAQFHPKEDLVVSASLDQSVRVWDISGLRKKHSAPTSMSFEDQMARANQNQTDMFGNTDAVVKFVLEGHDRGVNWVAFHPTMPLIVSAGDDRLVKLWRMSETKAWEVDTCRGHFQNASGCLFHPHQDLILSAGEDKTIRVWDLNKRTAVQSFKRENDRFWVIAAHPEINLFAAGHDNGVMVFKLERERPASAVHQNLLFYVTKEKHVKSYDFQKNIESPTLLSLKKLGSAWVAPRTLSFNPAERSILVTSPADGGSYELVNLPKDGSGAIEPAESKRGSGSSAIFVARNRFAVLNTANQTIDIKDLSNNTTRSFKPPTGTTDIYFGGTGNLLIIAPTSVHLYDIQQKKSTAELAVNGVKYVVWSNDGLYAALLSKHNVTIVSKTLEQVSTLHETIRIKSATWDDAGVLLYSTLNHVKYTLLNGDNGIVRTLDQTVYLVKVKGRNVYCLDRAAKPRILQVDPTEYRFKLALVKRNYEEMLHIIRNSSLVGQSIISYLQKKGYPEIALQFVQDPTTRFDLAVECGNLDVAVEMAKELDKPKFWTRLSTEALAHGNHKVVEMCYQKLKQFDKLSFLYLATGNQSRLARMAKIAEHRGDFTSRFQNALYLGEVEDRIQMFKEIDLYPLAYMTAKSHGLEEECQSILEATGLTEEDLTLPTLGEALSVREPVVHTFESSWPTKATSQSFFEKALLGQVEGLSLEDEPAAANTGFEDAMEDDSAAKRNGALIDDDDEDAAGWDMGDDDVPEADSDFVNVESVDAGGAASSEADMWARNSPLAVDHVAGGSFETAMQLLNRQVGAVDFAPLKSRFLEVYSASKTFLPASEGLPPLINYVRRTLDETDPRKVLPIIPRDLEHLASNDLQAGYDSMKANKLEAGIGIFKGILHSILVNAVSSEDEVAEAKKLITSASEYAVAMSIELSRRQLGAPDIVAKDAEKLQRSLELSAYFTIPKIEVPHRQLALLSAMQLAIRNKNYNSALSFANRIIANGGATKIVENAKKTKAQCERNPNDAIEIEFDQFAEFDVCAASHTPIYSGTAYEECAFDGSKYHTKYKGTVCRVCEVCEIGKHGSGLKLFA; encoded by the exons ATGCAGTCCTCCCCGGGAATGTTGACCAAG TTCGAGTCTAAGTCCTCGCGAGCTAAAGGCATTGCCTTCCATCCTAAGAG ACCATGGATCCTGGTGTCGCTACACTCTTCTACCATTCAGCTCTGGGATTACCGAATGGGAACTCTAATTGACCGTTTCGAGGAACACGATGGTCCTGTCCGTGGTGTCGACTTTCACAAGACACAGCCGCTTTTCGTCTCAGGCGGTGACGACTATAAGATCAAAGTCTGGTCTTACCAGACTCGAAGATGCCTCTTCACCCTTAACGGCCATCTCGACTACGTCCGAACCGTCTTCTTCCATCACGAGCTTCCCTGGATTCTGTCAGCATCCGATGACCAGACCATCCGAATATGGAACTGGCAGAACCGCTCCTTGA TTTGCACCATGACTGGTCACAACCACTATGCCATGTGCGCCCAATTCCACCCCAAGGAAGACCTAGTTGTCTCTGCGTCGCTCGATCAGTCCGTTCGTGTTTGGGACATTTCCGGTCTCCGAAAGAAGCACTCCGCCCCTACCTCGATGTCCTTCGAAGATCAAATGGCGCGTGCCAACCAGAACCAGACCGATATGTTTGGAAACACTGATGCTGTCGTCAAGTTCGTTCTCGAGGGTCACGACCGTGGCGTCAACTGGGTCGCTTTCCATCCCACCATGCCCCTCATTGTTAGCGCTGGCGATGATCGCTTAGTGAAGCTGTGGCGCATGAGCGAGACCAAAGCTTGGGAAGTCGATACGTGCCGAGGACACTTCCAGAATGCGTCCGGATGTCTGTTCCACCCTCATCAGGACTTGATCCTATCTGCTGGAGAGGATAAGACCATCCGTGTATGGGACCTGAACAAGCGAACCGCTGTTCAGTCTTTTAAGCGAGAAAATGATCGCTTCTGGGTCATTGCGGCGCATCCCGAGATCAACTTGTTTGCTGCTGGTCACGATAATGGTGTGATGGTATTCAAGTTGGAGCGAGAGCGCCCTGCCTCAGCCGTTCACCAGAACCTACTCTTCTACGtcaccaaggagaagcaCGTCAAGTCTTATGACTTCCAGAAGAACATCGAGAGCCCTACGCTCCTGtcgctcaagaagcttggcagCGCCTGGGTAGCACCCCGGACATTGTCCTTCAATCCCGCAGAACGATCCATTCTCGTTACCTCACCTGCTGACGGCGGATCTTATGAGCTGGTTAACCTTCCCAAGGATGGCTCTGGCGCCATCGAGCCTGCTGAGTCTAAGCGTGGTTCTGGAAGCTCTGCCATTTTCGTTGCCCGTAACCGATTTGCCGTTCTCAACACCGCCAACCAGACCATTGATATCAAGGATCTTTCCAACAACACTACCCGATCCTTCAAGCCCCCCACTGGAACTACTGATATCTACTTTGGAGGTACAGGCAACCTTTTAATCATTGCTCCTACTTCCGTCCACCTCTACGACAtccagcagaagaagagtaCTGCTGAGCTCGCTGTGAATGGTGTCAAGTATGTTGTTTGGTCTAACGATGGTCTCTACGCTGCTCTTCTAAGCAAGCACAACGTCACAATTGTGTCCAAGACCCTCGAGCAGGTCAGTACTCTTCATGAGACTATTCGTATCAAAAGTGCCACTTGGGATGATGCTGGCGTTCTGCTCTACTCGACCCTTAACCATGTAAAGTATACTCTACTTAATGGTGATAACGGTATCGTCCGAACCCTCGACCAGACTGTGTACctggtcaaggtcaagggtcGTAACGTCTACTGCCTCGACAGAGCCGCCAAGCCCCGTATTCTTCAGGTTGATCCCACGGAATACCGGTTCAAGTTGGCCCTTGTCAAACGCAACTACGAGGAAATGCTTCACATCATCCGAAACTCCAGTCTCGTTGGTCAATCGATTATCTCATATCTTCAAAAGAAGGGTTACCCTGAAATTGCCCTCCAATTCGTTCAGGACCCCACCACTCGATTTGACCTGGCTGTCGAATGCGGCAACCTggatgttgctgttgagatGGCCAAGGAACTTGACAAGCCCAAGTTCTGGACCCGTTTGAGCACAGAAGCATTGGCACATGGTAACCATAAGGTTGTTGAGATGTGCTACCAAAAGCTCAAGCAGTTTGATAAGCTCTCCTTTCTATATCTCGCTACTGGTAACCAATCTAGGCTTGCTCGTATGGCTAAGATTGCCGAGCACCGTGGTGATTTCACCTCGCGCTTCCAGAACGCACTTTACcttggagaggttgaggacCGTATCCAAATGTTCAAGGAGATTGATCTTT ACCCCCTTGCCTACATGACTGCCAAGTCTCATGGTCTGGAGGAGGAATGCCAGTCCATCCTGGAGGCCACTGGTTTGACTGAAGAGGACCTCACCTTGCCAACCCTTGGAGAGGCCTTGTCTGTCCGTGAGCCTGTTGTGCATACTTTCGAGTCTTCTTGGCCCACCAAGGCTACCTCACAGTCCTTCTTTGAGAAGGCCCTGCTTGGCCAGGTTGAAGGTCTTTCCCTGGAGGATGAGCCTGCTGCCGCCAATACAGGCTTTGAGGACGCTATGGAAGATGACTCGGCTGCTAAGCGTAACGGCGCATTgatcgatgatgacgatgaagatgctgccgGCTGGGATATGGGAGACGATGACGTTCCCGAGGCTGATAGTGACTTTGTTAATGTTGAGAGCGTCGACGCTGGCGGTGCTGCCAGCAGCGAGGCAGATATGTGGGCACGAAACTCACCACTGGCCGTTGATCACGTTGCTGGCGGATCTTTCGAGACTGCTATGCAACTTCTCAACCGACAGGTTGGAGCTGTCGACTTCGCCCCTCTCAAGTCTCGATTCCTGGAAGTCTACTCAGCATCCAAGACTTTCCTTCCCGCTTCTGAGGGCCTGCCGCCTTTGATCAACTATGTCCGCAGAACTCTCGATGAGACAGATCCCCGAAAGGTCCTGCCGATTATCCCCCGAGATCTCGAGCACCTTGCTTCCAACGACCTGCAAGCGGGCTATGACTCGATGAAGGCTAACAAGCTCGAGGCTGGTATCGGCATTTTCAAGGGTATCCTTCACTCCATCCTTGTCAATGCCGTGTCAAGTGAGGACGAGGTCGCTGAGGCGAAGAAGCTTATTACCTCGGCCAGTGAGTATGCTGTCGCCATGAGCATTGAGCTTTCCAGGAGACAATTGGGTGCTCCTGATATCGTGGCTAAGGACGCAGAGAAGCTCCAGAGGAGTTTGGAGCTGTCAGCGTACTTCACTATCCCTAAGATCGAGGTTCCTCACAGACAGCTCGCTCTGCTCAGTGCTATGCAGCTGGCTATTCGCAACAAGAACTACAACTCTGCTTTGAGTTTTGCTAACCGCATCATCGCCAATGGCGGTGCTACCAAGATTGTAGAAAAC gccaagaagaccaaggctCAGTGCGAGCGCAATCCCAACGATGCTATTGAAATTGAGTTCGACCAGTTCGCCGAGTTTGATGTGTGCGCAGCCAGCCATACCCCTATCTACAGCGGTACTGCATATGAGGAGTGTGCCTTCGATGGCTCCAAGTATCACACCAAGTACAAGGGCACTGTCTGCAGAGTGTGTGAAGTATGTGAGATTGGCAAGCATGGAAGCGGTTTGAAGCTGTTCGCCTAG
- a CDS encoding UDP-glucose:Glyco protein glucosyltransferase-domain-containing protein, whose product MPCLSQCLAMALVAATAALASPSVNVGMNAAFSRAPYLLELLETAAEENSTAYFPLLDRIAGGHFQSANSDAELYDRFLEVLQQDGHITKPEALSTFKLALSLRAAAPRIEAHYQYYTTAVDSVSKGDTNEDCSTWALLDSKKYCSETLDKAVEGDLSARQANLLPFDRVLGLGKDVILYADPTSASFGPFHVALSKAAKQGDMSYRLRYRRSAGAPHTSLSVSGYGVKLDLKRTDYIVIDDREASQESKQKPAAADVNLDTDEEVADLKPLSTSELASLGLKTASFILNSENPLDALVKSTQDFPKFSTSIATHEVAKEFAAEQEKNVAAGIPSGINFLWMNGVQLIERQIEPFTLIEMIRRERKLIDGVRDLGFNGQQANSLLGHSEVASSKAEDEPPRFDWTDRLEDGKALLWLNNLEKDARYQKLPSDLTALLQRTYPGQLPQVALNLFHIVAPVDFTNIEDGRAFGQLAQFMQRGVTLRFGILPLATAPASAAQAKVVYHLMETYGFESLITYLQESEEGPEGAANKKAFTRAIDGRETLPGATKMTLAEILEAETYKQKVKASKAWASRLNADTAVRPVFVNGLAIPREKSWVQAMGQRLTEDQQAIQKAVYFGQIEEGTPVSDLFLRNALSKRNTYIFPDDEKALRVVDVNKLHKDFAGLFNNIAVLHSDSKASKESWAVLTVVADLAADDGQDLLLAALEFKRKNPGVRLDLVHNPPSSAEAHAINGAFKLNEGKLAEMKSKDDLKAILEASWTAEDDGLGTALANFLSASNILPGTKGLLLNGRVVGPLPSDVSFKEDDLQQLLEFEQRNRILPVYAAIKDLGFEDKLSDPIAAAKLTSITALSTISDLPQGIFESAPSIRSSMYNTWNSTHSAIEVGNPETASVHIAGLLNPTSEQGQRWAPILKVLSELDGVYLKLFMNPKEVVGELPITRFFRYVLDSKPSFDQAGHVQSPKATFKGLPSEALLTAGMDVPPAWLVAAKESVQDLDNIKLSSVKADIDVVYELENILIEGHSRDGKRGAPRGAQLTLATEKDPLITDTIVMANLGYFQFKANPGFYNIQLKQGRTSKIFTIESVGAHGYAPVPGDEGTEIALMDFKGTTLYPRLNRKPGMEEVDVLESPDSEDSGIVAKGLKFAESLLGGAKSPKEISSEEHAEINIFSVASGHLYERMLNIMMVSVMRNTKHTVKFWFIEQFLSPSFKEFIPHMAAEYGFKYEMVTYKWPHWLRQQKEKQREIWGYKILFLDVLFPLSLDKVIFVDADQIVRTDMIDLVNHDLEGAPYGFTPMCDSRTEMEGFRFWKQGYWANYLRGLPYHISALYVVDLNRFRQLAAGDRLRQQYHALSADPNSLSNLDQDLPNNMQFTIPIHSLPQEWLWCETWCSDESLAQARTIDLCNNPQTKEPKLDRARRQVPEWTVYDEEIAALDRRRKGIEGKDEKNAKSRTMEEEVHTKDEL is encoded by the exons ATGCCTTGCCTTTCTCAATGCCTGGCTATGGCCCTGGTGGCTGCTACAGCTGCTTTGGCATCCCCGTCAGTCAACGTGGGAATGAACGCAGCGTTCTCTCGTGCTCCATATTTGCTTGAACTTCT AGAAACTGCCGCTGAGGAAAACTCAACAGCATACTTCCCTCTGCTTGACAGGATTGCTGGTGGTCACTTTCAATCAGCCAACTCAGATGCAGAGCTATACGACCGTTTCCTCGAGGTTCTTCAGCAGGATGGGCACATAACTAAACCAGAAGCCCTCTCAACTTTCAAGCTTGCTCTTTCACTACGCGCTGCCGCACCAAGAATAGAAGCACATTACCAATACTACACTACAGCTGTCGATTCAGTATCAAAAGGAGACACCAACGAGGATTGCTCGACATGGGCATTGCTTGATAGCAAGAAATACTGCTCAGAAACTCTCGATAAAGCCGTGGAAGGTGATCTCTCCGCAAG GCAAGCCAACCTGTTGCCGTTTGATCGAGTCCTGGGGCTTGGAAAGGATGTCATTCTCTATGCGGACCCAACATCTGCCTCTTTCGGCCCCTTCCACGTTGCGCTCTCCAAAGCTGCCAAGCAGGGAGATATGTCATATAGACTGCGATATCGTCGAAGTGCAGGGGCTCCCCATACTTCTTTGTCTGTGAGCGGCTATGGTGTGAAGCTGGACCTGAAGAGAACTGACTACATCGTTATTGATGATCGTGAAGCCAGCCAGGAAAGCAAACAGAAACCTGCCGCAGCCGACGTCAATCTTGACACAGATGAAGAGGTTGCTGATTTGAAGCCTCTCTCAACGTCCGAGCTAGCATCTTTAGGCCTGAAGACTGCTTCGTTCATTCTAAATAGTGAAAATCCTCTCGATGCTTTAGTCAAATCGACCCAGGATTTCCCCAAgttctcaacatcaattgCCACTCATGAAGTCGCAAAGGAGTTTGCTGCAGAGCAGGAGAAAAATGTTGCTGCCGGTATTCCCAGTGGCATCAACTTTCTCTGGATGAATGGTGTCCAGCTTATTGAGCGTCAAATTGAGCCATTTACCCTCATTGAGATGATTCGCCGTGAGCGCAAGCTGATCGACGGGGTCCGTGATCTTGGTTTCAATGGTCAACAGGCTAATTCACTTCTTGGACATTCTGAAGTTGCCAGTtccaaggctgaggatgaaCCACCCAGGTTCGACTGGACAGATCGATTGGAGGATGGCAAAGCGCTCTTGTGGTTGAATAACCTCGAGAAGGACGCTCGATACCAGAAGCTCCCAAGCGATTTGACAGCA CTCCTTCAGCGTACATATCCTGGACAACTTCCGCAGGTGGCTCTTAACCTCTTCCACATTGTGGCACCAGTTGACTTCACCAATATTGAGGATGGGCGAGCATTTGGTCAACTAGCCCAGTTCATGCAACGCGGTGTCACCTTGAGGTTCGGCATACTCCCCTTGGCCACTGCgcctgcttctgctgctcaGGCCAAGGTTGTTTATCATTTGATGGAAACATATGGATTCGAGTCCCTCATTACTTATCTCCAAGAGAGTGAAGAGGGGCCAGAGGGTGCAGCCAACAAGAAGGCTTTCACCAGGGCTATTGATGGACGAGAAACACTACCAGGAGCCACCAAAATGACATTGGCTGAGATTCTCGAAGCCGAGACTTATAAGCAGAAGGTGAAAGCAAGCAAGGCTTGGGCTAGCCGACTCAATGCTGACACTGCCGTGCGTCCTGTCTTTGTAAATGGTTTGGCTATTCCACGTGAGAAGTCGTGGGTTCAGGCCATGGGTCAGCGATTAACCGAGGATCAACAAGCAATCCAAAAGGCTGTGTACTTTGGACAAATTGAAGAGGGGACGCCTGTTTCAGATCTCTTCCTCCGTAACGCTCTTTCCAAGCGCAACACATACATATTTcctgatgatgagaaggccCTTCgcgttgttgatgtcaacAAGCTTCATAAGGACTTTGCGGGACTGTTCAACAACATTGCCGTCCTTCACTCAGACTCGAAGGCTTCCAAAGAAAGCTGGGCTGTGCTCACAGTCGTCGCCGACCTTGCAGCCGATGACGGgcaagatcttcttcttgctgccCTTGAATTCAAGCGAAAGAATCCTGGCGTTCggcttgaccttgttcaCAACCCGCCGTCATCCGCAGAAGCTCATGCCATCAATGGCGCTTTCAAGCTTAACGAAGGCAAGCTTGCTGAGATGAAGAGTAAGGATGATCTGAAAGCCATTCTTGAGGCGTCCTGGacagctgaagatgatggccttGGTACTGCGCTTGCCAACTTCCTCTCTGCTTCAAACATTCTACCTGGAACAAAGGGACTACTCCTCAACGGCCGAGTCGTCGGTCCCCTGCCGTCCGATGTGTCTTTCAAGGAGGACGATTTGCAGCAGCTCTTGGAATTTGAGCAGCGAAACAGGATCCTTCCTGTTTATGCTGCGATCAAGGACCTTGGCTTCGAAGATAAGCTTTCGGATCCCATTGCAGCCGCCAAGCTCACCTCGATCACGGCACTCTCTACTATTTCTGATCTCCCTCAAGGCATCTTCGAGTCGGCCCCGTCCATTCGAAGCTCCATGTACAATACTTGGAACTCAACTCATAGTGCTATTGAAGTCGGCAACCCCGAAACTGCAAGTGTTCATATCGCTGGTCTCCTGAATCCTACCAGTGAGCAAGGTCAGAGGTGGGCACCCATTCTCAAGGTCTTGTCTGAGCTCGATGGAGTGTATCTGAAGCTTTTTATGAACCCGAAGGAAGTAGTCGGAGAACTCCCCATTACGCGATTCTTCCGTTACGTACTTGACTCAAAGCCTTCTTTTGATCAGGCTGGCCATGTTCAGAGCCCTAAGGCGACTTTCAAAGGCCTTCCTTCTGAGGCTCTGTTAACAGCAGGCATGGATGTACCTCCGGCTTGGCTAGTGGCTGCTAAAGAATCTGTACAGGACCTGGACAACATCAAGCTGAGCTCTGTCAAAGCCGACATCGATGTGGTTTACGAGCTGGAGAATATCTTGATTGAAGGTCACTCCAGGGATGGCAAGCGAGGTGCACCAAGAGGTGCACAATTGACCCTGGCGACGGAAAAGGATCCCCTTATCACAGATACCATAGTCATGGCCAATCTGGGCTACTTCCAGTTTAAGGCAAACCCTGGTTTCTACAATATTCAACTCAAGCAAGGCCGAACGTCGAAAATCTTCACCATCGAGAGTGTCGGTGCTCACGGATATGCTCCTGTTCCCGGAGACGAAGGCACGGAAATCGCCCTCATGGATTTCAAGGGTACGACCCTATATCCTCGTCTCAACCGCAAGCCAGGAATGGAAGAAGTCGATGTACTGGAATCTCCAGATAGTGAAGACAGCGGAATTGTTGCTAAGGGCCTCAAGTTTGCCGAAAGTCTTCTTGGAGGGGCCAAGTCGCCCAAGGAGATTTCGTCCGAAGAACATGCTGAAATCAACATCTTCAGTGTTGCCAGTGGTCACTTATACGAGCGCATGCTCAACATCATGATGGTATCGGTTATGCGCAACACCAAGCACACCGTCAAGTTCTGGTTCATTGAGCAGTTCTTATCGCCCTCGTTCAAGGAATTCATTCCTCATATGGCTGCTGAGTATGGTTTCAAGTACGAGATGGTTACTTACAAGTGGCCTCACTGGCTTCGCCAACAAAAAGAGAAGCAGCGTGAGATCTGGGGGTACAAGATCCTGTTCCTTGATGTATTGTTTCCGCTTTCCCTGGACAAAGTCATCTTTGTCGATGCTGATCAAATCGTTCGCACTGATATGATTGACCTTGTGAACCATGACCTAGAGGGTGCTCCGTACGGTTTCACACCCATGTGCGACTCGCGCACTGAAATGGAAGGCTTCAGATTCTGGAAACAGGGCTACTGGGCGAACTATCTTCGTGGGCTACCGTACCATATCTCAGCCCTTTACGTTGTTGACCTTAACCGGTTCCGCCAGCTGGCAGCAGGAGACCGCCTTCGACAGCAGTACCACGCACTCTCAGCTGACCCTAACAGCTTGTCCAATCTGGACCAGGACCTGCCAAACAACATGCAATTCACAATCCCAATCCACAGTCTTCCTCAAGAGTGGCTCTGGTGTGAGACGTGGTGCAGCGACGAGAGTCTGGCCCAGGCGCGCACCATTGACTTGTGTAACAACCCTCAGACAAAGGAGCCCAAACTCGATCGCGCAAGGAGGCAGGTCCCAGAATGGACTGTCTACGATGAGGAGATTGCGGCGCTGGATCGTCGTCGCAAGGGTATTGAAGGtaaggatgagaagaacgCGAAGAGCAGGAcgatggaggaggaagtgCATACAAAGGACGAGCTTTGA